The Herpetosiphon gulosus nucleotide sequence GGGATTGCTAATCGTCAATTTGGTTTGATTAATCACCAATTCTTCCCATAAAGCTGCGCTAGTTGCTAGCTCGCCGCTACGTCCAGCTAGCATCGCCTGCACCGGAAGCTCAATCGTTGTTTGATTGGTGGCAAAACTGGCAGGGTTGGTTACCAAAAAGCGTTGATTATCCAACGTGCGCAATTCACATGGCAATTCAACCAACAAAGTCTGATTCAAATTACTGCTACGGGTCAACTGCACAATGCCTTGAGCCTTGCTTTCGGCCTCGCGATAAAGCTGCAACTCCAAATTAATTAGATCATTTACGCCTTTGACTTGCAAAATTTCGCTGGTAAGTTGCGAGAAAAGCAAAGGCTGACCCATGCCCAAACGGCCAAAGTAGGCTTCAACAGCTTCGCGCACTTGGGTTTCAAGCAGGCCTTTTTCAGCCTTGGCAATCTGGTCGTTCGCCGCAATATGAATCACTACATCAACATTAATCGGTGCTGCTGGCTTAAGCACCACATAAATCCCAGCTGCCCGCACCTCATCTAAACGTTGGCGCAATTGGCGCTCGTTATGCTCGTTCATGCCATCAACAAACACTTCGATCGAGCCTGGACGACCTTCAGGATTATCATGAAAATCTTCGTGAATCCGCACCTCGCGGACTTCCGGCAGACTCAACAAGGCATTTTCAATCGACAAACTTGAGGCACGACCTGAAGCTAGCAAGGTTTGTTTGGCTCGTTCACGCAACTCTTGGTCGGTTTCGCGCTCGCGCCCACGAAAGCCAATCGCCTTGGGATTGATCACCGATTTGATGCCAGGCAAGGGTCGCGGCATCACGCTCACCGTTTGCTCGGCGGTGGTCATCTGCTTGCCGCGCTCTTCGGCTCGAACATGCACCTCAACCGTAGCCATGCCTGGCGCAATTCGGCCTTCTTCAGTCGTGATGTAGGCCTTTTTCGAGGGCGTTTGCTTGGGATCTTCCTTGGTGGTGATCAGCGTGCCAATTGGAATCAAGGTTTCTTCGCTGGTGCTATCACGCTGAAAGGTGACACTGCCTGTAGCAAAATCCGGCTCGTTA carries:
- a CDS encoding baseplate J/gp47 family protein, whose translation is MTIHKKQFNDIYASMVTDSRQRLPRLSDFEEGSVVRSLFESFAYELAVLYEQLDLVYQAGFIDTAEGSQLDRVVAILGIKRNEPDFATGSVTFQRDSTSEETLIPIGTLITTKEDPKQTPSKKAYITTEEGRIAPGMATVEVHVRAEERGKQMTTAEQTVSVMPRPLPGIKSVINPKAIGFRGRERETDQELRERAKQTLLASGRASSLSIENALLSLPEVREVRIHEDFHDNPEGRPGSIEVFVDGMNEHNERQLRQRLDEVRAAGIYVVLKPAAPINVDVVIHIAANDQIAKAEKGLLETQVREAVEAYFGRLGMGQPLLFSQLTSEILQVKGVNDLINLELQLYREAESKAQGIVQLTRSSNLNQTLLVELPCELRTLDNQRFLVTNPASFATNQTTIELPVQAMLAGRSGELATSAALWEELVINQTKLTISNPQPILLQRSKHTPQDKRLESAISELFNAGSIRVAAEPKDLPILIFIKLVEPGLERDEKRRKLETAIQEYIASLTLGSAIQASEIEKKIRLYHRKDFSLRMLAKPFQSNERPEDSAIQVSIIEKPVLANLLIYSERVELTGKLELTVAPTTSDSQRRQICYEVRRAIMAYLDDLAPEQDLELAQIEAIAKAQLQVLQVAFNSKHYQLYNLSTNPASVLAERNNGKVVKIASFEKVFLASDSASDPALRFVIQA